CGTAATGAGCATAATGAGATGACCCGGAAATAAGAGGGTGATTGCGGAGCCCAGAACCACCCCAATGACACCCGGAATTGCCAACTGCAAGGCTAGCCTTTCATCCACGAGCTTACTTCGATGGTAAATGTAAGCTCCAGTGAGAGCCGAGGGAATGATCACCGGTAGTGGAGTTCCCAGAGCTATCCAAGGGGAATAACCCAAAATTAAACGTATTGCAGGAGTGGTGATCACCCCTCCTCCCACGCCAAATTGCCCCGATAGATAACCAGAAACAAAACCTACTAGGATTTCCTTCAATGCCTCTTGACCCTTTGCAGTACATTAGAGCTGCCAAGGGGCAACCCTACCAATTTCCTGACCGAGGTTTCTCAATCTAATCGAACCGAAAACTAAGCCCGATATGCGAGCATTGGTAACAGGTGTAAACACCTTGACCACGTCCCTTTCAGCATCATAGCCAGTGAGAATACCTATCCCCAGAAGTTCACCACGGGAATCTTTTAATCCCAATACCAGATTGAATAGCTCTATCCTCCCGGCCAAATCGATGCCGGTAGGATACAGAGCCAAGCTCTTTAAGGGTAAATTTAGTACCTTGGAGTTGGCGAAATAACGCTGGTATGCATTATTCCTAATTCTAATCCTTTCTTCCCTGCTTAAAATCCTAACTTCAGGTGGAACGGGTAATCTATGGATTCGATATCTTGAAAATGTCCGGATCGATCGGAGGATGGGCTCAAGTTCCTTCTCCCTTTGGAGAGCAACTATGTGGTTGGGCGAGATTAAACTGATCTTATGATACTTTAGGGCTTCTCCGAAGGGATG
This genomic window from Actinomycetota bacterium contains:
- a CDS encoding Clp1/GlmU family protein, producing MGYPVQWEETIRRLSNPPFKGIIFVLGGPDTGKTTFSLALAGRALKGGARVGIVDSDVGQSTFGPPTTIGLVIASELNEDLKVLKPASLHFVGDNSPRGHMLETLVGVKRMADKARDMDCNLIVVDTSGLIAHPFGEALKYHKISLISPNHIVALQREKELEPILRSIRTFSRYRIHRLPVPPEVRILSREERIRIRNNAYQRYFANSKVLNLPLKSLALYPTGIDLAGRIELFNLVLGLKDSRGELLGIGILTGYDAERDVVKVFTPVTNARISGLVFGSIRLRNLGQEIGRVAPWQL